One window of the Gemmatimonadaceae bacterium genome contains the following:
- a CDS encoding sigma 54-interacting transcriptional regulator, which translates to MSSQFPETFGALKRSPWGNPDRSLRSVKDEVRANLLTRIARGGPLFEGVVGYEDTVMPQIVNALLSRHNLILLGLRGQAKSRILRALTTLLDDAIPIVAGSEVNDNPFAPISKYARNMLEECGDATPIAWIGRDSRFVEKLATPDVTVADIIGDVDPIKAARGGHILSDELTIHYGMLPRANRGIFALNELPDLAGKVQVSLFNIMQEGDVQIKGYPVRLALDVLLCFTANPEDYTARGKIITPLKDRIGSEIQTHYPESVETGMEITSQEAWTNRGGRPVRVPGFIAEVVERIAFEAREDKRIDKRSGVSQRMPIAVMENIVSNAERRALVTGEDEIVPRIGDIYAALPAITGKIELEYEGELVGGRNIARELIRRAADATFYGRTGGVNADEVIMWFDGGGALQVNDDVTADAAVDGFRTVPSLLGLVDMTALAEKSDIPVVAAACELILESLVARRKISRNDAGLYGRSHEEKRRRPYQD; encoded by the coding sequence TTGTCGTCGCAATTCCCGGAAACATTTGGAGCCCTGAAGCGGTCCCCCTGGGGCAACCCCGATCGCTCTCTCCGTTCGGTCAAGGACGAGGTGAGAGCCAATCTCCTCACCAGAATCGCGAGGGGCGGGCCCCTTTTCGAGGGCGTCGTCGGCTACGAAGACACGGTCATGCCGCAGATCGTGAACGCCCTTCTGTCGCGCCATAATCTCATCCTTCTCGGTCTCCGCGGGCAGGCCAAATCGCGTATCCTTCGAGCTCTCACGACACTGCTCGACGACGCGATTCCGATCGTCGCCGGCAGTGAGGTGAACGACAATCCGTTCGCCCCGATCTCGAAGTACGCGCGCAACATGCTCGAGGAGTGCGGCGATGCGACACCGATCGCGTGGATCGGGCGCGACAGCCGGTTCGTCGAAAAGCTCGCGACTCCTGACGTGACGGTCGCCGACATAATCGGCGACGTGGACCCGATCAAGGCGGCGCGTGGCGGGCATATTCTGTCGGACGAGCTGACTATCCACTACGGCATGCTCCCTCGCGCCAACCGCGGAATCTTCGCGCTCAACGAGTTGCCGGACCTCGCCGGCAAGGTGCAGGTGAGCCTCTTCAACATCATGCAGGAAGGCGACGTCCAGATCAAAGGCTATCCGGTTCGCCTCGCTCTCGACGTGCTGCTTTGCTTCACGGCGAATCCCGAGGACTACACGGCGCGCGGCAAGATCATCACCCCGCTCAAGGACCGCATTGGGAGTGAGATCCAGACCCACTATCCCGAGTCGGTGGAAACCGGAATGGAGATCACCAGCCAGGAGGCGTGGACGAACCGCGGTGGACGGCCGGTGCGGGTTCCGGGTTTCATCGCCGAGGTGGTGGAGAGAATTGCGTTCGAGGCGCGCGAAGACAAGCGGATAGACAAGCGCTCGGGCGTATCGCAGCGAATGCCCATCGCGGTGATGGAGAATATCGTTTCCAACGCGGAGCGCCGCGCGCTCGTCACCGGCGAGGACGAGATCGTGCCGCGGATCGGCGACATCTACGCCGCGCTGCCGGCTATCACTGGAAAGATCGAGCTCGAGTACGAGGGCGAGCTCGTCGGCGGCCGCAACATCGCGCGCGAGCTGATCCGCCGCGCAGCCGATGCCACTTTCTACGGGCGCACCGGCGGAGTCAACGCCGATGAGGTCATCATGTGGTTCGATGGCGGTGGCGCGCTGCAGGTGAATGACGACGTCACCGCCGACGCCGCCGTGGACGGGTTCCGCACGGTTCCCAGTCTTCTCGGACTCGTGGACATGACGGCCCTCGCGGAGAAGAGCGACATCCCGGTGGTCGCGGCGGCATGCGAGCTGATCCTCGAATCGCTTGTCGCGCGAAGAAAAATCTCGCGCAACGATGCGGGATTGTACGGACGGTCGCACGAAGAGAAGCGCCGCCGCCCATACCAGGACTGA
- a CDS encoding cytidylate kinase-like family protein, which produces MPIVTISRLYGSGGSEVAARVAKELGWSLLDNAVVDAVAARLGITPSEVAAREERLPSLVERLVDTMALGSQEWLSPLSAARRPPTDEQLVDMTRHIVEEAIARGPLVVVGRGAQAMLAERTDALHVFCYAPRSALIARSMMRDGIDEAAAAKLVDETNTHREQWVRKHWNRAWRDHANYHLSVNTEWLGIAGAADVIVRTASARFQL; this is translated from the coding sequence ATGCCGATCGTCACCATCTCCCGTCTTTACGGGTCGGGCGGGTCGGAGGTCGCTGCCCGCGTAGCGAAGGAGCTGGGGTGGTCGCTTCTCGACAACGCGGTTGTAGACGCAGTCGCGGCGCGACTGGGAATCACGCCGTCCGAAGTGGCGGCGCGTGAAGAACGACTGCCATCGCTCGTCGAGCGGCTGGTTGACACGATGGCCCTCGGCTCACAGGAGTGGCTGTCGCCGCTGTCCGCCGCCAGGCGGCCGCCAACGGACGAGCAGCTGGTGGACATGACGCGCCACATCGTGGAGGAAGCGATCGCGCGCGGCCCGCTCGTCGTCGTCGGCCGCGGAGCGCAGGCGATGCTCGCCGAGCGCACCGACGCCCTGCACGTCTTCTGCTACGCGCCGAGGTCGGCGCTGATCGCGCGGTCAATGATGCGCGACGGGATCGACGAAGCTGCGGCCGCAAAGCTCGTTGATGAGACAAACACGCATCGCGAACAGTGGGTGCGCAAACACTGGAATCGCGCGTGGCGCGACCATGCCAACTACCACCTGTCGGTCAACACAGAGTGGCTCGGCATCGCCGGCGCGGCCGATGTCATAGTTCGCACCGCTTCGGCGAGGTTCCAGCTTTAG
- a CDS encoding SDR family oxidoreductase: MDLKTAKVLVTGGSSGIGYATAQLLRDRGAAVAICGRKADALDEAAAELGALGIVADVSREEDVTRMVERVVSELGGYNVLVNNAGFGYWAPLVETTAHDFRRVWETNVLGAMLVARESAKHFVSRNTGNIVNIASTSGQKGSARGTTYVATKFAVSGMTECWRAELRKYNIRVMQVNPSEVQTNFFAAARPPRATNPTKLEGEDIAHTICSMLEMSDRGFITEATVWATNPRD, encoded by the coding sequence ATGGATCTCAAGACTGCGAAGGTGCTCGTTACCGGAGGTAGTTCGGGCATCGGCTACGCGACAGCACAGCTTCTGAGAGATCGCGGCGCTGCGGTTGCGATCTGCGGGCGGAAGGCTGATGCGCTCGATGAAGCCGCGGCGGAGCTGGGTGCCCTGGGCATAGTCGCCGATGTTTCCAGGGAAGAAGACGTGACACGGATGGTCGAGCGCGTGGTCTCGGAGCTGGGCGGCTACAACGTCCTCGTCAACAACGCCGGCTTCGGATACTGGGCTCCGCTGGTCGAAACCACCGCGCACGATTTCCGCCGCGTGTGGGAGACCAACGTGCTCGGCGCCATGCTGGTTGCGCGCGAATCGGCGAAGCACTTCGTGTCGCGGAACACCGGCAATATCGTCAACATCGCCTCGACGTCGGGGCAGAAGGGCTCAGCCAGAGGAACGACCTACGTCGCGACCAAGTTCGCCGTCAGCGGGATGACCGAGTGCTGGCGCGCCGAGCTGCGGAAGTACAACATCCGCGTGATGCAGGTGAATCCGAGCGAAGTGCAGACGAACTTCTTCGCAGCCGCCCGCCCCCCGCGCGCGACGAATCCCACGAAGCTCGAGGGCGAGGACATCGCGCACACGATCTGCTCGATGCTCGAGATGTCCGACCGTGGGTTCATCACCGAAGCGACGGTCTGGGCTACAAATCCGCGGGACTGA
- a CDS encoding low specificity L-threonine aldolase, protein MRQSVKRSGGIRRHLASDNWSGVHPEVLAAVTAVNSGHVPSYGHDPYTAATTAKLREEFGDSAQIFFVFSGTAANVLSLQTLALPFNTVICAESAHIYTSECGAPEKQVGCKLSPVPTTDGKIDRDGIARHLHDFGNDHHVQPSAVSISQATEYGTIYAPSEVEVIAAFVHEHGLRLHMDGARLANAAATLGTSLRAISGDAGVDVLSFGGTKNGMIAGEAVVFFDPELARNFAYRRMQGMQLSSKMRFVAAQFDALLTDRLWLRSATHANRMAALLGRGLAGMHGCRVTQLVQANEVFAVVPHEHVAALQDVCFFHIWDEATSEARFVTSFDTTEEDVNGFLEAARRILGG, encoded by the coding sequence GTGAGACAATCGGTCAAACGGTCTGGCGGTATTCGTCGCCATCTCGCCTCGGACAACTGGTCCGGCGTTCATCCCGAGGTCCTCGCCGCCGTCACCGCGGTCAACTCCGGCCATGTCCCGTCATACGGACACGACCCGTACACCGCCGCGACGACCGCAAAGCTGAGAGAGGAGTTCGGCGACAGCGCGCAGATCTTCTTCGTCTTCAGCGGCACCGCCGCCAATGTGCTCAGTCTCCAGACGCTCGCGCTGCCGTTCAATACCGTCATCTGCGCCGAGTCGGCTCACATCTACACCTCGGAGTGCGGCGCCCCCGAAAAGCAAGTCGGGTGCAAGCTGTCGCCGGTGCCGACCACCGATGGAAAGATCGATCGCGACGGAATCGCGCGGCATCTCCACGACTTCGGTAATGACCATCACGTACAGCCGAGCGCCGTGTCCATCTCGCAGGCCACCGAGTACGGGACGATTTATGCTCCGAGCGAGGTCGAGGTGATCGCAGCGTTCGTCCATGAGCACGGCCTTCGACTGCACATGGACGGAGCGCGCCTCGCGAACGCGGCGGCGACTCTCGGTACTTCATTGCGCGCGATATCGGGCGATGCGGGCGTTGACGTGCTGTCGTTCGGCGGCACGAAGAACGGGATGATCGCCGGCGAAGCGGTCGTCTTCTTCGACCCCGAGCTGGCGCGCAACTTCGCGTATCGCCGGATGCAGGGAATGCAGCTGTCGTCGAAGATGCGGTTCGTCGCCGCGCAGTTCGACGCACTCCTCACCGATCGTCTGTGGCTCCGCAGCGCCACGCACGCGAATCGCATGGCCGCGCTGCTCGGCCGCGGCCTGGCCGGAATGCACGGATGTCGCGTGACGCAGCTGGTGCAGGCGAACGAGGTGTTCGCCGTCGTTCCGCACGAGCATGTCGCGGCGCTCCAGGATGTCTGCTTCTTCCACATCTGGGACGAGGCGACGTCCGAGGCACGATTCGTGACCTCCTTCGACACCACGGAGGAGGACGTGAACGGCTTTCTCGAAGCCGCCCGGAGGATCCTCGGCGGATAA
- a CDS encoding class I SAM-dependent methyltransferase: MLATFGERLQGADITPISRAALTRGKGPHHVPTRPDPTRPDLRASEEETQAWYAEYYYSKLGRDRNDLLTNPEVLFQSIAFDVANTRALRRIPVDRESARVLDVGCGGGTSLLTFLKLGFRAANLTGVDINSARIHQGRMDLPGIDLRCETADRMSFASGSFDIVFESTMFVQLTDERVAGSIALEMLRVTKPGGHLVLVDWRYSKPGSRDYLGMSTSRIAKLFDVGGTTQVVVSENGALVPPIGRRISQYCSPLYFPVQKLFPFMVGQRTTVLKKRSHLPGKNDRPLRIEKR; this comes from the coding sequence TTGCTTGCCACGTTCGGCGAACGCCTGCAAGGTGCCGATATTACCCCAATTTCCCGGGCGGCCTTGACCCGGGGCAAGGGCCCACATCATGTCCCGACCCGACCCGACCCGACCCGACCCGACCTCCGCGCATCGGAGGAAGAGACACAAGCATGGTACGCCGAGTACTACTACTCAAAACTGGGACGCGATAGAAACGACCTTCTGACGAATCCGGAAGTTTTGTTTCAGTCTATCGCTTTCGACGTTGCGAACACGCGAGCGTTGCGGCGGATACCAGTCGATCGTGAATCTGCACGAGTTCTCGATGTAGGCTGCGGGGGCGGGACCAGCTTGCTGACCTTTCTGAAACTCGGGTTTCGCGCAGCCAACCTGACAGGGGTGGATATCAACTCCGCACGTATCCACCAAGGCAGGATGGACCTTCCGGGTATCGATCTGCGATGCGAAACCGCAGATCGAATGAGCTTCGCATCAGGCAGCTTCGACATCGTGTTCGAATCGACGATGTTCGTGCAGCTTACTGACGAGCGTGTAGCGGGGAGCATCGCCCTCGAAATGCTTCGAGTTACGAAGCCAGGCGGCCATTTGGTACTGGTAGATTGGCGCTACTCGAAGCCAGGCAGCCGGGATTACCTCGGAATGTCAACAAGTCGCATCGCGAAACTGTTTGATGTGGGAGGCACTACTCAGGTGGTTGTCAGTGAAAACGGTGCACTCGTCCCTCCGATAGGGCGCAGAATATCGCAGTACTGTTCTCCGCTATATTTCCCGGTCCAGAAGCTGTTTCCGTTTATGGTTGGTCAGAGAACCACCGTCTTGAAAAAGCGGTCCCACTTGCCTGGCAAAAATGATCGGCCCTTGCGGATTGAGAAGCGATAA
- a CDS encoding peroxiredoxin, translated as MSSIQRLRPGVAVIAATIIAAGTAGAQAAPAPAAAPAPAAAPVASPPPAEIEIGRVAPDFTIEWAGSAGVRAKPVTLSKFRGKVVVLAFYPGDRTSGCTAELTKFRDEYTKLFGSNVVVLPISVDSIASHVSWAQEMKFPFALGSDPQLTVAKQYGSWNPGRAWSSRTVFVIGKDGRILWRNLRFGALNENAYTELAAEVAKAQ; from the coding sequence ATGTCCAGCATTCAACGCCTGAGGCCAGGCGTGGCCGTCATTGCCGCCACGATCATCGCCGCCGGCACGGCCGGCGCGCAAGCCGCGCCCGCCCCGGCTGCAGCGCCGGCTCCGGCGGCCGCTCCCGTTGCGTCCCCGCCACCGGCCGAGATCGAGATCGGACGCGTCGCGCCTGACTTCACGATTGAATGGGCCGGCTCGGCCGGAGTGCGCGCGAAGCCGGTGACGCTCAGCAAGTTTCGCGGCAAGGTCGTCGTGCTGGCATTCTATCCCGGCGATCGCACTTCGGGGTGCACCGCCGAGCTGACCAAGTTCAGGGACGAGTACACGAAGTTGTTCGGCTCGAACGTCGTGGTGCTTCCCATTTCGGTGGACAGCATCGCCAGCCACGTGTCGTGGGCGCAGGAAATGAAATTTCCGTTTGCATTGGGCTCGGATCCTCAGCTCACCGTCGCGAAGCAGTACGGATCGTGGAATCCCGGCAGGGCCTGGTCGAGCCGCACCGTGTTCGTCATCGGGAAGGACGGCCGCATCCTCTGGCGCAATCTCAGGTTCGGAGCGCTGAACGAGAACGCGTACACCGAGCTCGCGGCGGAGGTCGCGAAGGCGCAATAG
- the ppk1 gene encoding polyphosphate kinase 1 codes for MKRPLPTFRYEVRSARHLDELVASPLPLGMVAGDARRSQHRDLYLDTSHDTLRRRNITCRFRLRSDDTRILSVRIGSAGSPSEVRFDSAVRSAEAGGAVAEATAAGRRLSALIDPALLVVRLDIETERITRIADFDWLRRPRVEIHYDRSVIRRNGASGTMYQMCVHARRGDGATTERLATALEQTQQLRRESGDSRDRAELMLRWKQGGGVDDNDRSPEEASGVHAGPRSPGNPVEFLNPEIGLLDFQGRVLALAESADTPLRERLRFLSIVSSNIDEFFMIRIAGLRRAAREQSEEQCDDGLSRTEQLRLIAERMSNLAERQARCAEACLRELEPFGVRVVRWKSLDAAQRASLREECREEIHPGLTPMAMTLSPGHPLPHLPHLTLALAVVQRDNVTHRLHLAELELPADSPRFLPVPGSSGDYIAIEEVVRSNIDLLYPAGGIEGVYVFRVTRGGELSLDEESAEDLIDAVADATERRSSNPAVRVEVEREMPGFVRDLLLGNLRREDPGASVELDASDIHEIDGLLDLRCLSDLELPDNPTLRYPPFQPAEPLPEGQSLLDALRESDMLFHHPFDSFDGTVVRFLREASEDPEVTTIKITLYRIGNSSPVVDALIDAARNGKKVVAFVELKARFDEGHNVRWARKLEKAGGHVISGLVGYKNHAKALLVVRRENGKLRSYVHVGTGNYNSRSGMEYTDLSLFSSRDELTADVADLFNALTGGSLPPMGLSRGSLVAPHQMPDSIVALIDREAAHARAGRPARITAKLNGLSDAAVVRALLRASADGAIVELACRGICTLRPGVPGRSDRVRVSSVVGRFLEHSRIYRFENGGSPIYFVGSADLRHRNLRRRVELLVRVVETKQQEELDRILDLYINDATAWELGADGAYVQRRGGTLGAQEALMHGAVSAQSGT; via the coding sequence ATGAAGCGTCCGCTCCCCACCTTCCGGTACGAGGTCCGCTCGGCTCGCCATCTCGACGAGCTCGTCGCGTCTCCGCTGCCGCTGGGCATGGTGGCGGGCGATGCGAGACGGTCGCAGCATCGCGATCTCTACCTCGACACGTCGCACGATACGCTTCGCCGGCGCAACATCACCTGCCGGTTCCGGCTCCGCTCGGATGACACGCGAATCCTTTCCGTGCGGATCGGCTCCGCGGGATCGCCTTCCGAAGTGCGATTCGATTCGGCGGTACGTTCGGCGGAAGCCGGAGGTGCCGTTGCCGAGGCCACGGCGGCCGGCCGAAGACTCAGCGCGCTCATAGATCCGGCGCTGCTCGTCGTGCGCCTCGACATCGAGACAGAGCGCATCACGCGCATCGCCGATTTCGACTGGCTGCGCCGGCCACGCGTGGAGATCCACTACGATCGGTCGGTAATCCGGCGCAACGGCGCGTCGGGTACGATGTATCAGATGTGCGTGCACGCGCGACGCGGCGATGGGGCGACGACCGAGCGGCTCGCCACCGCGCTCGAGCAAACGCAGCAGCTCCGTCGCGAGAGCGGCGATTCTCGCGACCGCGCCGAGCTGATGCTGCGATGGAAGCAGGGCGGGGGGGTGGACGACAACGACCGCTCGCCGGAGGAAGCGTCGGGCGTCCACGCGGGCCCGCGAAGTCCGGGCAACCCGGTGGAGTTCCTGAATCCGGAGATTGGCCTGCTCGATTTCCAGGGCCGTGTGCTCGCGCTCGCCGAGAGCGCCGACACGCCACTGCGTGAGCGGCTCCGCTTCCTGTCCATCGTGAGCTCCAACATTGACGAGTTCTTCATGATCCGCATCGCCGGATTACGGAGAGCGGCCCGCGAGCAGAGCGAGGAGCAATGCGACGACGGCTTGAGCCGGACGGAGCAGCTTCGGCTCATTGCCGAGCGCATGTCGAACCTCGCGGAACGTCAGGCGCGGTGTGCCGAGGCCTGCCTGCGGGAGCTCGAGCCGTTCGGAGTACGGGTGGTGCGCTGGAAGTCTCTCGATGCCGCGCAGCGCGCCTCGCTGCGCGAGGAATGCCGCGAGGAGATCCATCCTGGCCTGACGCCGATGGCCATGACACTGAGTCCCGGCCATCCGCTGCCGCACCTGCCGCACCTGACCCTCGCGCTCGCGGTCGTTCAGCGGGACAATGTCACGCATCGGCTGCACCTCGCCGAGCTCGAGCTGCCGGCCGACAGTCCGCGGTTCCTGCCGGTGCCGGGGAGCAGCGGCGACTACATCGCGATCGAGGAGGTTGTCCGCTCCAACATCGACCTCCTCTATCCCGCGGGCGGCATCGAGGGAGTGTACGTGTTTCGTGTGACACGCGGCGGCGAGCTTTCGCTCGACGAGGAAAGCGCTGAGGATCTGATAGATGCCGTAGCCGACGCGACTGAGCGGCGGTCGAGCAATCCCGCCGTGCGCGTGGAAGTGGAGCGGGAGATGCCCGGATTCGTTCGCGATCTTCTGCTCGGCAACCTGCGCCGGGAGGATCCGGGGGCGTCAGTCGAGCTCGATGCCAGCGACATCCACGAGATAGACGGGCTCCTCGACCTGCGATGCCTCTCTGACCTCGAGCTTCCCGACAATCCGACGCTGCGCTATCCGCCATTCCAGCCGGCGGAGCCGCTGCCCGAGGGCCAATCGCTGCTCGATGCGCTTCGCGAAAGCGACATGCTGTTCCATCATCCGTTCGATTCGTTCGACGGTACCGTCGTTCGCTTCCTCCGCGAGGCGTCGGAAGACCCGGAGGTGACGACGATCAAGATCACGCTCTACCGGATCGGCAATTCATCGCCGGTCGTGGATGCGCTGATTGACGCCGCGCGTAATGGCAAGAAGGTGGTCGCGTTCGTGGAGCTGAAGGCGAGATTCGACGAGGGTCACAACGTGCGGTGGGCGCGGAAGCTGGAGAAGGCGGGCGGTCATGTAATCTCCGGCCTGGTGGGATACAAGAACCACGCGAAGGCCCTGCTGGTAGTGCGGCGCGAGAATGGAAAACTGCGCAGTTACGTCCACGTCGGTACCGGCAATTACAACAGCCGGTCGGGCATGGAGTACACCGATCTGAGTCTTTTCTCCTCGCGCGACGAGCTGACGGCGGACGTCGCCGATCTGTTCAATGCGCTCACCGGCGGCTCGCTTCCTCCAATGGGCCTGTCGCGCGGATCGCTGGTGGCGCCGCATCAGATGCCGGACAGCATCGTCGCGCTGATTGACCGCGAAGCGGCGCACGCGCGCGCGGGAAGACCGGCGAGGATCACCGCGAAGCTTAACGGGTTGTCCGACGCGGCGGTCGTGCGCGCATTGCTTCGCGCGTCCGCCGATGGTGCCATTGTGGAGCTGGCGTGCCGCGGGATATGCACACTTCGCCCGGGAGTACCGGGGCGATCCGACCGGGTGCGGGTGTCGTCGGTCGTCGGCCGTTTCCTCGAGCATTCCCGGATCTACCGATTCGAGAACGGCGGCTCGCCGATCTACTTCGTGGGGTCAGCCGACCTTCGGCACCGCAATCTTCGCCGGCGAGTGGAGCTTCTCGTTCGGGTCGTGGAGACGAAGCAACAGGAGGAGCTCGATCGGATTCTCGATCTTTACATCAACGATGCGACGGCCTGGGAGCTCGGCGCCGATGGCGCCTATGTGCAGCGCCGGGGCGGCACGCTGGGTGCGCAGGAAGCCCTGATGCATGGTGCGGTGTCTGCGCAAAGCGGCACATGA
- a CDS encoding DUF4956 domain-containing protein has protein sequence MADRRPGIFSSPATRVLVKVAVYYVVLIAVGALVRREANIFPSLASYAIEPILGVGPALVAANRAPLAVAPDQLGLTVTFIAAMAGAVLLSLPVAWVYQLTRAKRGYQQSVVQMLIILPLVVSGVVVLVKHSLALAFSLAGIVAAVRFRNTLEDSKDAVYVFLATGVGLAAAVDIPVALSLSLLFNVTVLALWYTDFGNSPVELEGSIAARRLKRARQLARTGTFVAQIDNEVLRNMSREQLEGLAQRALKRAHDDGSKTDSGTPHEICIRLRTRDPDQTRRSFELVLGEYAKEWRAGTTKTDDAGVATIDYFVQPKKATLPDEILSLAHTAGGTALVDAQIR, from the coding sequence ATGGCCGATAGGAGACCGGGAATTTTTTCGTCTCCGGCGACACGTGTTCTGGTGAAGGTCGCCGTCTATTACGTCGTTCTGATCGCGGTGGGCGCTCTCGTGCGGCGCGAGGCGAATATCTTTCCGAGCCTGGCCAGCTACGCCATCGAGCCGATCCTCGGAGTGGGTCCGGCTCTGGTCGCTGCGAATCGCGCACCGCTTGCGGTTGCTCCCGATCAGCTCGGCCTGACGGTCACTTTCATCGCGGCGATGGCTGGCGCCGTCCTGCTATCCCTGCCGGTGGCGTGGGTCTATCAGCTTACGAGGGCGAAGCGCGGTTATCAGCAGTCCGTCGTTCAGATGCTGATAATCCTCCCACTCGTGGTCTCTGGCGTCGTGGTGCTCGTGAAACACAGCCTGGCGCTCGCATTCAGTCTTGCCGGGATCGTTGCGGCCGTGCGCTTCCGGAATACGCTCGAGGACAGCAAGGACGCGGTATACGTGTTCCTCGCCACCGGCGTCGGGCTCGCGGCGGCCGTGGACATACCCGTCGCGCTCTCACTGTCGCTCCTCTTCAACGTGACGGTGCTCGCGCTCTGGTACACTGACTTCGGCAACTCCCCGGTCGAGCTCGAGGGAAGCATCGCCGCACGTCGCCTGAAGCGCGCCAGGCAGCTCGCAAGGACCGGCACCTTCGTCGCGCAGATAGACAACGAGGTGCTTCGGAACATGAGCCGTGAACAGCTCGAAGGGCTGGCACAGCGCGCTCTCAAGCGGGCGCACGACGACGGATCCAAGACGGACAGCGGAACGCCCCACGAGATCTGTATCCGACTGCGCACTCGCGACCCGGACCAGACGCGCCGAAGCTTCGAGCTCGTTCTCGGTGAATACGCAAAGGAGTGGCGTGCGGGGACGACAAAGACTGACGATGCGGGGGTCGCCACCATCGATTATTTCGTGCAGCCCAAGAAGGCGACGCTGCCTGACGAGATTCTCTCGCTCGCGCACACCGCCGGCGGGACAGCCCTCGTTGACGCGCAGATCAGATAG
- a CDS encoding alkaline phosphatase family protein, producing the protein MRRLAQGLLGVVLAATCALAQSPAPQGRAAAARPTLVLMITIDGFRAGNLERFGPQLSGGLARLMSGGAWFTNAHQDYAITETAPGHASLLSGRFPRSTGIAANRVGVADPAAPLLGFSGGLGASPARFQGTELFDWLHSADARSRALSVSSKDRGAILPIGRAKQQVYWYPGDGDFTTSSYYADSLPAWVNRFNERMLPQTYASKNWMPLLPDSAYHERDSVSIEGGGNDFVFPHPIPADPQSAANWVRATPFIDELTVAFALDGVNALNLGAGPQTDLLAVSLSATDAVNHRLGPDSREAHDQVLRNDRVIGILLDSLFRMRNPSRVVVVLSADHGFTSIPELVPADVKPHPTRASLDFALEIARNKMREMKVDTGAIDVDQQIVLLDREAFKRARVDPDPVIKAFEAAALQTPGIKRIDRFRDLIGADTLRDPIARRWSHQFPAGSNVELVATLTPGSLWGPAPLASHGSPYDIDSHVPIIFYGTGIRPGRYGEFARTVDIAPTLARITGVTPSEKLDGAPLTRALK; encoded by the coding sequence ATGCGCAGACTAGCCCAGGGATTGCTCGGAGTGGTGCTGGCCGCGACGTGCGCCCTGGCGCAGTCGCCGGCTCCTCAGGGGAGGGCGGCGGCGGCCCGTCCGACGCTCGTGCTGATGATCACCATAGACGGATTTCGCGCCGGCAATCTCGAGCGCTTCGGACCTCAGCTCAGCGGCGGCCTCGCGAGGCTGATGAGTGGCGGAGCCTGGTTCACCAACGCTCACCAGGACTACGCAATAACCGAGACCGCGCCGGGGCACGCCAGCCTGTTGTCGGGACGGTTCCCCAGATCCACTGGCATCGCAGCGAATCGGGTCGGGGTCGCCGACCCCGCCGCACCACTTCTCGGCTTTTCCGGCGGCCTGGGCGCTTCCCCCGCGAGATTTCAGGGGACTGAGCTCTTCGATTGGCTGCACAGCGCCGATGCCCGCTCGCGCGCCCTGTCCGTGTCGAGCAAGGACCGCGGTGCGATACTGCCCATCGGCCGCGCGAAGCAGCAGGTGTACTGGTATCCCGGCGATGGTGATTTCACCACCAGCAGCTACTACGCCGATTCCCTTCCCGCCTGGGTGAACAGATTCAACGAACGGATGCTTCCGCAAACCTACGCGAGCAAGAACTGGATGCCTCTACTGCCCGACTCGGCGTATCACGAGCGGGACAGCGTGAGCATCGAGGGCGGAGGCAATGACTTCGTATTTCCGCATCCGATACCCGCCGACCCGCAGAGTGCTGCAAACTGGGTGCGGGCGACCCCCTTCATTGACGAGCTCACCGTCGCCTTCGCTCTCGACGGAGTGAACGCGCTGAATCTTGGAGCGGGTCCCCAAACGGATCTGCTGGCGGTGTCGCTCTCCGCCACCGACGCGGTCAACCACCGCCTCGGCCCCGACTCCAGGGAGGCCCACGATCAGGTGCTACGCAACGACCGGGTCATCGGGATTCTGCTCGACTCACTGTTCCGGATGCGCAACCCGTCCCGTGTGGTAGTCGTGCTCAGCGCGGACCACGGATTCACGTCCATCCCCGAGCTGGTTCCCGCCGACGTGAAGCCTCATCCCACCCGCGCTTCGCTCGACTTTGCGCTCGAGATCGCCCGCAACAAGATGCGAGAGATGAAAGTTGATACGGGTGCGATAGACGTTGATCAGCAGATCGTGCTTCTGGATCGTGAAGCGTTCAAGCGCGCGCGAGTGGATCCGGACCCGGTGATCAAGGCGTTTGAGGCGGCCGCCTTGCAGACTCCAGGCATCAAGCGCATAGACCGCTTCCGCGATCTCATCGGCGCCGACACGCTGCGCGATCCGATCGCGCGCAGATGGAGTCACCAGTTCCCGGCGGGCAGCAACGTCGAGCTGGTGGCAACGCTTACGCCGGGCAGCCTCTGGGGACCGGCGCCCCTCGCGTCGCACGGCTCGCCATACGACATAGACAGCCACGTACCCATCATTTTTTACGGAACCGGCATAAGACCGGGCCGCTATGGGGAGTTCGCGCGGACGGTGGACATTGCACCGACTCTGGCGCGCATCACCGGCGTAACGCCTTCCGAGAAGCTGGACGGAGCTCCGCTCACGCGCGCGCTGAAGTAG